One Gemmatimonadota bacterium genomic window carries:
- the argS gene encoding arginine--tRNA ligase, with product MGTLADKLTGLFADAFESAGYDRSYGEVRVSDRPDLCQFQCNGALAAAKQYRANPRQIAQNVVDSISAPAVFEDLSLAGPGFINIVLQDDYIAAHVQEVYEDDRLGCEITGTPGRILVDYGGPNVAKPLHVGHLRAAIIGESIVRICRFLGHDVIGDVHLGDWGLQMGLIIEGLRDRQPGLPYFDAGFSGPYPDEPPVTISDLEELYPQASEREKSDQEFAEAARQATVDLQAGRPGYRALWQHFRDVSVDDLRQSYELLNIHFDLWLGESDTQDRLLGLIERLKAEGYATESRGALVVEVDDSEDKESIPPLMLEKTDGAVLYGTTDLATINQRVEQFQPDCILYVVDNRQRQHFIQVFKASYKTGVAPETTRLEHNGFGTMNGKDGKPFKTREGGIMKLKDLIGLVTDHAMARIETIESVREYDEDEKEHIARIVGVAALKYADLMNHRTKDYVFDLDRFSSFEGRTGPYILYAAVRIKSVLRRAGERGLQPGGIMAPRSESERDLDLKLSELPEVVDLAFETRAPNHLCEYAFQLATAYNRFYHTHHILNEEDADRRASWLALSGVTLRVLERVLDLLGIEVPRRM from the coding sequence GTGGGAACCCTGGCGGATAAACTGACCGGCCTGTTTGCCGACGCCTTCGAATCGGCCGGCTATGATCGAAGCTATGGCGAAGTGCGGGTATCGGACCGGCCGGACCTGTGCCAGTTCCAGTGCAACGGGGCGCTTGCGGCGGCCAAACAGTACCGGGCCAACCCACGTCAGATTGCACAGAACGTGGTCGATTCCATCTCGGCGCCGGCCGTGTTCGAAGATCTTTCGCTCGCCGGACCGGGCTTCATCAACATCGTGCTGCAGGATGACTACATCGCCGCCCACGTCCAGGAAGTGTACGAGGACGACAGGCTGGGCTGCGAAATCACCGGGACGCCCGGCCGGATCCTCGTAGACTACGGGGGCCCAAACGTGGCCAAACCGCTCCACGTCGGCCATCTCCGGGCCGCCATCATCGGCGAGAGCATCGTGCGGATCTGCCGCTTCCTGGGCCACGATGTGATCGGCGACGTGCACCTGGGCGACTGGGGTCTGCAGATGGGTCTCATCATCGAGGGCCTCCGGGACCGCCAGCCCGGCCTGCCCTATTTCGACGCCGGTTTCTCGGGGCCGTATCCCGATGAGCCCCCCGTGACCATAAGTGACCTGGAGGAGTTGTATCCCCAGGCCAGCGAAAGAGAAAAAAGCGACCAGGAATTCGCCGAGGCCGCGCGTCAGGCCACGGTGGACCTGCAGGCCGGACGGCCGGGTTACCGCGCGCTGTGGCAACATTTCCGTGACGTGTCCGTCGACGACCTCCGGCAGAGCTACGAACTGTTGAACATCCATTTCGACTTGTGGCTTGGAGAGAGCGATACCCAGGACCGGCTTCTTGGTCTGATTGAACGATTGAAGGCGGAGGGATACGCCACGGAAAGCCGGGGCGCACTGGTCGTAGAGGTCGACGACTCGGAGGACAAGGAATCGATCCCGCCGCTGATGCTGGAGAAGACCGACGGCGCTGTGCTGTACGGCACGACCGATCTGGCGACCATAAACCAGCGCGTGGAGCAATTCCAGCCCGACTGCATCCTATACGTGGTCGACAATCGGCAGCGGCAGCATTTCATACAGGTATTCAAGGCTTCCTACAAGACGGGCGTAGCGCCGGAGACGACGCGGTTGGAACACAACGGCTTCGGGACCATGAACGGTAAGGACGGGAAGCCCTTCAAGACCCGCGAAGGCGGGATCATGAAACTGAAGGACCTGATCGGGCTGGTGACCGATCACGCCATGGCGCGCATTGAAACCATCGAATCGGTCCGCGAATACGACGAGGACGAGAAGGAGCACATCGCCCGCATCGTGGGCGTAGCCGCCCTGAAGTATGCCGACCTGATGAACCACCGGACGAAGGACTATGTCTTCGACCTGGACCGTTTTTCATCCTTCGAGGGCCGAACGGGTCCCTACATCCTCTACGCAGCCGTCCGGATCAAGTCGGTGCTAAGGCGGGCCGGCGAACGCGGCCTCCAGCCGGGTGGGATCATGGCGCCCCGAAGCGAGTCGGAACGCGACCTGGACCTCAAGTTGTCCGAATTGCCCGAGGTGGTCGACCTGGCCTTCGAAACCCGGGCGCCGAACCACCTGTGCGAGTATGCCTTCCAGCTGGCCACGGCCTATAACCGGTTCTACCATACCCACCACATCCTGAACGAGGAAGATGCGGACCGCCGGGCCTCCTGGCTCGCCCTGTCGGGGGTCACGCTGCGCGTGCTGGAGCGGGTGCTGGACCTGCTCGGCATTGAGGTGCCGAGGCGCATGTAG
- a CDS encoding S9 family peptidase, with the protein MEPGDKDKPVLTGQAADRIPVSTDRIPVANGYWKSAITAKTMGARTPLYDVQWNGDGTGLVWLEQRSDTGVLVCRNGTDAPYDLTDGHPVRGGVGYGGGDFTVADDWVVFAEKDGRLYRQSLAPGTARPITPAFGAAASPTVSPDGKWVLYVHTCESVDVIALVDGEGSGWPVNLVRGADFYMQPAWHPDGERIAWIEWDQPQMPWDGTRLKTARIDSGRRALEDEQLIAGDTDTPVFQPAFSPDGRWLSYIVTEGEWENLVALNLDTGEQRVVAGGATLADPAWVQGVRVYGWGPDGDTLYFRTNEKGFASLWKVSVSTGRKTKVETPRYTWMMQIAISPARDAVACIASSSTVPERVVTLEESESTVHRHTVHRRSQSEMIPAADLSVPESITWKNPGGGEVHGLYYPPASSRFSGSGKPPAIVSIHGGPTGQHRTDYSAEIPFFTNRGYACLYVNYRGSTGYGRSYMTALREHWGEYDTEDAVSGALALVDRELADPDRIVIKGGSAGGFTVLNALVHHPGVFRAGLCLYGVTNLFGLATDTHKFEAKYLDLMVGTLPEHSDRYQAWSPLFHADRIRDPVAIFQGSEDKVVPPDQAESIVEVLKRNKVPHIYRLYEGEGHGWRKVETIVSFYDDVERFLKRYVL; encoded by the coding sequence ATGGAACCTGGCGATAAGGACAAACCCGTGCTGACCGGTCAGGCGGCGGACCGCATACCCGTGTCAACGGACCGCATACCCGTCGCGAATGGTTACTGGAAAAGCGCCATTACGGCGAAGACGATGGGTGCCCGGACACCGCTCTACGACGTGCAGTGGAACGGCGACGGCACCGGCCTGGTATGGCTGGAACAGCGATCGGATACCGGTGTGCTCGTTTGCCGCAACGGCACCGACGCGCCATACGACCTGACGGACGGCCATCCGGTCCGGGGCGGCGTGGGCTACGGGGGCGGCGATTTCACCGTGGCCGATGACTGGGTCGTGTTCGCCGAAAAGGACGGCAGGCTGTACCGCCAGTCCCTCGCTCCGGGAACGGCCCGGCCGATCACGCCCGCCTTTGGCGCGGCCGCTTCGCCCACCGTGTCACCGGATGGAAAGTGGGTGCTGTACGTCCACACCTGCGAATCGGTAGACGTCATCGCTTTGGTCGACGGCGAGGGCAGCGGATGGCCGGTGAACCTGGTGCGCGGCGCTGATTTCTACATGCAGCCGGCCTGGCATCCCGACGGCGAGCGGATCGCCTGGATCGAGTGGGACCAGCCGCAGATGCCCTGGGACGGCACGCGGTTGAAGACCGCCCGGATCGATTCCGGCCGCCGTGCGCTGGAAGACGAGCAGTTGATCGCGGGAGATACGGATACGCCGGTATTCCAGCCCGCCTTTTCCCCCGACGGCAGGTGGCTTTCCTACATCGTCACGGAAGGAGAGTGGGAAAACCTGGTCGCGCTGAACCTGGATACGGGCGAGCAGCGCGTCGTGGCCGGGGGCGCCACCCTGGCCGACCCAGCCTGGGTACAGGGCGTACGGGTCTACGGCTGGGGGCCGGACGGCGATACCCTCTACTTCCGCACAAACGAAAAGGGCTTCGCGTCGCTTTGGAAGGTCTCCGTGTCGACCGGCCGGAAGACGAAGGTCGAAACACCCCGGTACACCTGGATGATGCAGATTGCCATCTCCCCGGCGCGGGATGCCGTGGCCTGTATCGCCTCTTCGTCCACCGTTCCGGAGCGCGTGGTTACCCTGGAGGAAAGCGAATCAACGGTGCATCGCCATACGGTGCATCGCCGCAGCCAGTCGGAGATGATCCCCGCAGCCGACCTCTCCGTTCCCGAATCGATTACCTGGAAGAACCCGGGCGGGGGCGAGGTGCACGGACTCTACTATCCACCGGCCAGCAGCCGGTTCTCCGGGTCCGGAAAGCCGCCGGCCATTGTCAGCATCCACGGGGGACCGACCGGCCAGCATCGGACGGACTATTCCGCCGAGATCCCTTTCTTCACCAACCGGGGCTATGCCTGCCTGTATGTCAACTACCGCGGAAGTACGGGTTACGGGCGCAGTTACATGACCGCCCTGCGCGAGCACTGGGGCGAGTACGACACAGAAGACGCCGTCAGCGGCGCCCTTGCCCTCGTGGATCGTGAACTCGCCGATCCGGACCGCATCGTCATCAAGGGCGGCAGCGCGGGAGGTTTTACCGTACTGAACGCCCTGGTCCATCACCCCGGAGTCTTCCGGGCCGGCCTGTGTCTCTACGGCGTGACCAATCTCTTCGGCCTGGCCACGGATACCCACAAGTTCGAGGCGAAATACCTGGACCTGATGGTGGGGACGCTGCCCGAGCACAGCGACCGGTACCAGGCCTGGTCGCCCCTCTTCCACGCGGACAGAATCCGCGATCCGGTCGCCATATTCCAGGGCAGCGAGGACAAGGTGGTCCCCCCGGACCAGGCCGAATCGATCGTCGAGGTCCTCAAGCGGAACAAGGTGCCCCACATCTACCGGTTGTACGAAGGCGAGGGGCACGGCTGGCGCAAAGTCGAAACCATCGTTTCCTTCTACGACGACGTGGAACGGTTCCTGAAGCGGTACGTACTCTGA
- a CDS encoding YjbQ family protein — MRWIQKQITLTPRPRGFHLVTDEITGQVPALADIDVGIAHVFICHTSASLTINENAAPDVRGDFERHMNVLVPEHQPYYRHDEEGPDDMPAHIKASMMGSSVSIPVTAGRLNLGVWQGIYLCEHRDRGGARRLVVTIYGSPA; from the coding sequence ATGCGGTGGATACAGAAGCAGATTACCTTGACCCCCAGGCCCCGGGGCTTCCACCTGGTGACGGATGAGATCACCGGCCAGGTCCCCGCGCTGGCGGATATCGATGTCGGCATCGCCCACGTCTTCATCTGCCACACCTCCGCTTCCCTCACCATCAACGAGAACGCGGCGCCCGACGTCCGGGGCGACTTCGAGCGCCACATGAACGTCCTGGTCCCCGAGCACCAGCCGTACTACCGTCATGACGAGGAGGGACCGGACGACATGCCGGCGCACATCAAGGCCTCGATGATGGGCAGCAGCGTGTCCATTCCCGTCACCGCCGGCCGGCTGAACCTGGGGGTCTGGCAGGGCATCTATCTCTGCGAACACCGGGACCGCGGCGGCGCGCGGCGTCTGGTGGTCACCATATACGGCAGTCCAGCCTGA
- a CDS encoding proline--tRNA ligase, translating to MRLSKFFYQTLREAQGEAETPSHQLLLRAGLVRQVASGIFAYLPLGLRVKRRIEEIVREEMDAIGGQEVALPVVQPADLWRESGRWQQIGSDMARLKDRNGRDLCLAMTHEEVVTSLIRDVIRSYRQMPCLMYQIQTKFRDEPRPRAGLIRMREFTMKDGYSFHVDAGSLDDWYEKVFEAYTNIFRRCGLDAVAVRSDPGMMGGSDAHEFIEPAPSGEDTILSCDACGYRANRQVALFGKDRPTAEERLPLEDIHTPGTATIDDLARYLDIPATKTAKAVFMVATVPDDRDGGEGGAADRFVFAVLRGDMELSDTKLANAVGALQLRPATPEEIRAVGAEPGFGSPLGIDRSRSLLVVDDLIPACFNLIAGANRIDYHVRNVNYGRDYEADIVADISAAGDGDACPACGAGLRADQGIEVGNIFKLGDKYSKAMNAGYLDRANVSRPVVMGCYGIGIDRLMASIVERHHDDNGICWPAATAPFQVVVIDLSGGDSRLSDAAESVYETLVSAGLEVLFDDRDDRAGVKFNDADLMGIPVRLTVGRRGVEKGVVELKIRRSGEMKDVPLGDGLVQAVKASIGT from the coding sequence ATGCGTCTCTCAAAGTTCTTCTATCAAACGCTGCGCGAGGCACAGGGCGAAGCGGAAACGCCCAGCCACCAGCTTCTCCTTCGCGCGGGTCTCGTCCGGCAGGTGGCTTCCGGCATCTTCGCCTACCTGCCCCTCGGCCTGCGGGTCAAACGACGCATCGAAGAGATCGTCCGCGAAGAGATGGACGCCATCGGCGGCCAGGAGGTGGCGCTGCCCGTGGTGCAGCCGGCGGACCTCTGGCGGGAGAGCGGCCGGTGGCAGCAGATCGGGAGCGACATGGCCCGGCTTAAGGACCGGAACGGCCGCGATCTGTGCCTGGCAATGACCCACGAAGAAGTGGTGACGTCCCTGATACGCGACGTGATCAGAAGCTATCGTCAAATGCCCTGCCTGATGTACCAGATCCAGACCAAGTTCAGAGATGAGCCGCGGCCGCGAGCCGGGCTGATCCGCATGCGCGAGTTCACGATGAAGGACGGATACTCTTTTCACGTGGATGCCGGAAGTCTGGACGACTGGTACGAGAAGGTCTTCGAGGCTTATACCAACATATTCCGGCGCTGCGGACTCGACGCGGTGGCGGTGCGCAGCGACCCGGGGATGATGGGCGGGTCGGACGCCCACGAGTTCATCGAACCGGCGCCGTCCGGCGAAGACACGATCCTGTCCTGCGATGCCTGCGGATACCGTGCAAACAGACAGGTTGCACTATTCGGGAAAGACCGCCCGACCGCCGAGGAACGGCTGCCCCTCGAGGACATCCACACGCCGGGCACCGCTACGATCGACGATCTTGCCAGGTACCTGGACATCCCTGCGACGAAGACCGCCAAGGCTGTGTTCATGGTCGCCACTGTCCCGGACGATCGGGACGGCGGCGAAGGCGGGGCGGCGGACCGGTTCGTGTTTGCCGTGCTCCGGGGCGACATGGAACTCAGCGATACCAAGCTGGCCAATGCAGTCGGAGCGCTCCAGCTGCGGCCGGCCACGCCGGAGGAGATACGCGCCGTCGGCGCGGAGCCCGGCTTCGGGTCGCCGCTCGGCATAGACCGGTCCCGATCGCTCCTCGTCGTCGACGATCTGATCCCGGCCTGCTTCAACCTGATCGCGGGCGCCAACCGGATAGACTATCACGTGCGCAATGTGAATTACGGACGGGACTACGAAGCCGATATCGTCGCGGACATCTCCGCGGCCGGCGACGGAGACGCCTGCCCCGCCTGCGGCGCCGGCCTCCGGGCCGACCAGGGTATCGAAGTCGGAAACATCTTCAAGCTCGGGGATAAGTACAGCAAGGCCATGAACGCTGGCTACCTGGACCGGGCGAATGTCTCCCGGCCCGTCGTCATGGGTTGCTACGGGATCGGTATCGACCGCCTCATGGCGTCGATCGTGGAGCGCCACCACGACGACAACGGCATCTGCTGGCCCGCAGCCACGGCACCATTCCAGGTGGTCGTCATCGACCTGTCCGGCGGCGATTCCCGCCTATCTGACGCGGCGGAATCGGTTTACGAAACCCTGGTCTCGGCGGGACTCGAAGTGCTCTTCGACGACCGTGACGATCGAGCCGGAGTGAAGTTCAACGACGCAGACCTCATGGGCATTCCGGTGAGGCTGACCGTGGGCAGGCGCGGGGTAGAAAAAGGCGTTGTGGAACTCAAGATACGGCGGTCGGGCGAGATG